From the genome of Sediminibacter sp. Hel_I_10:
CAAAATGTATTGGAGCTCTGGGAATTTACCTGCTGTATCAACACTCAAGAATATGATGAAAAGGAGCTAAAAATGAGTAGTATTATGAGCATGTTTCAAGAACTCAAAATAGAACTTGAAGCTGTAAAAAAGATGGCATGAGCATTATGGTTTTAAAAACGAACCCCCTAATTACTAAATTTACAGATGGCAGATAAACAGATCTACACCATCATTGATGTAGAAACGACAGGACAAGGCAATAAAATGACAGAGATTTCCATCTTTAAGTATGATGGAACCCAAGTTGTTGATGAGTTTACTTCTCTAGTAAATCCCAATGCACTTATCCCAACCCATATCACCGCACTTACTGGTATTGATAATGGTATGGTTGCCGATGCACCCCTATTTGAGGAGATTGCCGATGACATTTTGCGCTTAACAGAAAACGCCATTTTTGTGGCCCATAATGTCAATTTTGACTATAACATCATCCGCAACGAGTTCAAAGCCATTGGTATCGATTTCCGAAGAAAAAAACTATGCACTGTAAGACTTTCGCGCAGTTTAATTCCTGGTCTCCCCTCCTATAGTTTAGGCAAATTGTGCAATAGCTTATCTATAGAAATTTTAGATAGGCACCGGGCAAAAGGTGATGCCCAAGCCACGGTGATTCTATTTGAGCGTTTATTAAATCATGAGGATTCTGAAGTTGTTTTTACAAAATTTCTGAAACGGGATTCAAAAGAAGCGACGCTCCCACCACATTTGCCTAGCGCTATCTTTAATGCCATCCCTAATGCTACTGGGATTTACTATTTCAAAAATAAAAACGGAAAAGTCATTTACGTAGGTAAGGCAAAAAATCTTAAAAAGCGAGTCTTAGGGCATTTTTACGATAAGTCTGACAAGGAACTCGATTTGTGTAGGGAAACCGCAGATATTGATTTTGAATTGTCGGGCACCGAACTTATCGCCTTGCTTATGGAAGATGCTGCCATAAAACACTATTACCCTCAATACAATAAGGCCTCAAAACGACCTACTAAAAGCTTTGCTGTTTTTAGTTATCAAGACCGAGGAGGTATTTGGCACTTGGCTTTTAATAATTTCAAATCGGCTCCAAACCCCTTGATCACCTTTTACAATTTAAGAGACTGCCGTTTGTATTTGGAACAGTTGTGCACTTTGTTTGAGCTTTGCCCAAAATACTGCCACTTGCAAGAAAATGTTCAAGAGTGTTCTCATTTTTGGATTGATACCTGTCGCGGTATTTGCAAAACAGAAGAGACGGTTGAGCGTTATAATGAACGGGTGCAATTGGCCATTGATCATATATCAAGTGCGTCTCAAAACATGGTGATCAAACAGAACGGCAGACACGATGAAGAGCATGCCTTTATTATGGTCAAGGACGGGCTATATCAAGGCTACGGGTTTATTGATAAAGACATCCAAATCTCACATAATGACGCATTAGAACATCATCTCATCAAACAAAAAGATAATGGTGATGTACAGCGCATCTTAAAAAAGGAAATGATTAAAGCGATGAGTAAGGATATTAGTAGTATGCCTACGGTAGAGTTTTGATATAAATTCTTTTAAAAAGAAAATTACCAGGCCTGCATCCATTCAAAATCTCCTTTTTTTTTTGAATTGAAGCAAAATATATCTTCTCATCATGCTTAACCGTTATAAGGAATCAGATCTGAGATAGGGCTATAAATAACTATTAAAATTTAAAGAACGATTTTAAAACTGTGATCTTGTAATCATGGGAATTTGAGACAAAAAAATACAGGGTATCATTTTGACACATATTAAATATTGATATCTAAGCTTTTACACTAAAAAACATAAAAATTTAGTAAGTTAAATTACTCTTTTTTATGATAATTTTAAGAACTATAT
Proteins encoded in this window:
- a CDS encoding exonuclease domain-containing protein, encoding MADKQIYTIIDVETTGQGNKMTEISIFKYDGTQVVDEFTSLVNPNALIPTHITALTGIDNGMVADAPLFEEIADDILRLTENAIFVAHNVNFDYNIIRNEFKAIGIDFRRKKLCTVRLSRSLIPGLPSYSLGKLCNSLSIEILDRHRAKGDAQATVILFERLLNHEDSEVVFTKFLKRDSKEATLPPHLPSAIFNAIPNATGIYYFKNKNGKVIYVGKAKNLKKRVLGHFYDKSDKELDLCRETADIDFELSGTELIALLMEDAAIKHYYPQYNKASKRPTKSFAVFSYQDRGGIWHLAFNNFKSAPNPLITFYNLRDCRLYLEQLCTLFELCPKYCHLQENVQECSHFWIDTCRGICKTEETVERYNERVQLAIDHISSASQNMVIKQNGRHDEEHAFIMVKDGLYQGYGFIDKDIQISHNDALEHHLIKQKDNGDVQRILKKEMIKAMSKDISSMPTVEF